A segment of the Capricornis sumatraensis isolate serow.1 chromosome 8, serow.2, whole genome shotgun sequence genome:
AATTTGGTACTGAGAAGAAACACACCCCCTCTGTCTGATATAGTTAGTGCTTTCACATACATTTTTCCTATAGAGCAAATGGGTTTTGAAGGTTTCACTTTCTCATTAAGTTCAGTATTTAATGTTCTGCAATGAATAAACtggttaagtgtgtgtgtgtgtgtgtgagagagagagagagagagagagagagagagacagaaggtagCATGTGTCCCATCTGGGTATTTACAATTCAATTTGAGGAGACTAGATCCCACACACATCTGTTATACCATTAATTCTAAGGGAGGATGTAAGCAAACGTAGAAGGCAGGAGGCATAGCAGTGAATGCAAAGAacactgcacacacacccctttgTGCTTTTTACCTGAGTGGTTAAGATATCACTCTGAGAGGACAGCCCCACACAGTCTTCAGAGAGGCTTGTTTCACTCACATGGTCGGATGCTGCTTCAccttaaatgataataaaaatagattCAGATGTTAAAAAAAGATGGCAAgacaaacttcactttcacatcatACAAAATGATTATACTCTTTGGGGACACCCAGATGGATTTCCTCTAAGAAATCATAATGAAAACCAAATGTAAGTCTGCCAGTAATTAGGGCATTAAATCTCATTCAAATAGAAAAGATGTTCTAGCTGGGTAATggactttttaaaggaaaagcacCCTGGGAGGAACATGTTTAAGGTTTAAGAAATAGTTTCTTTCACTGTGCTTGGAAACTCCTAAAATGTGCTCCCCCAAAGGCATAGACATTTAGCTCATTTCTATAAAACAGATGGGGGCAAACATAAAAACTTGGTTCCAATACCTAAGTCTGAATCCACACTCTGCTCTTCTTGGCAACTATCTTCTTCCAAGCCAGTTTCCCTTTCTTCATCATCTGAAACAAATTCCTTGTCACTCAGAACTTCCTCGCTTTCAGACTGATACACTTGTTTGGAAGGACGCTCAAACATCAAGAAAGGATCCTGGGTGTTTGTATTAGTGGTCAAGTCTTCCATTGCACTGTACTGTGAGGAAAATAAGCTACCAGAACATCTCGCTTCCTCATTAAGGTGATGTTCCTGGGACACCTTGGCTGATGTTCCCTGGCCACTGCAGTCATTTAAGCCACTCTTCAATGATTCTAGGTTCTCCTCTGTTTCCTTAGACAGACCCTCAGTGGCAATAGTGTTCCATCCGGTGGATGGAGACAGTGTATTGGTTACTTTACCAAACAGTAATTGTTGGAAGCAGGGAAGCTCTTCATCCTCACTAGACACAGTCTCTTCTGACTCTAGTTTCCCAGCCCCTCTTTGGTGACCCTGAGCCAAATGTGTATGGGTGAAAGGGCCAGGGCTCCCTCTGAATTCTCCTTTTTGGACACTTTCACTAGAAACAGCAGATCTTTCCTTAATGTCACTTTCAGCAAAGtggctattttcttttatttcgtCATCATTTAACAAGTTGTCAGGTGTCTCAGAACAAACCTGAGAAGCATGACAGCTTCGCATAGGTTGTTCGAGGTTATCTGAAATTAGACATGGGGAGAAATCTGCCTTAACAGCCTGAAGCATGTCCTCATTTTCTCCCTGCCTTTTTATTTCAGGATGGTGACAGTTACTTACAGGAAGACTTTGCTTATAGACTTCAGGTTGCATAAGACCTAATCTGAGTAAAGCTCTTAATTTAGGTTCTCTGTTTCTACCTGGTTCTGCTTGAATGTTTTCACCACTGGAACCTACTTCATTAATACTAGAGCCTACTTCATTAGTACTGGAACCTACTTCATTAACACTGCTTGAGTTGACTTCTTTAAAAGTGCTTTCTTGAATGTCATTTTGGCTGATTGTGCTCACTGCACTTTGAATGATGCTCTCATTTCCCAATGTTCTTTCAGGTGACATTACAGGTTCCTCAAATTTCTTTGATGGGCTTTTCTTACATACGGTTTTAACAGATGACTTGATGGGAAAAAGTGATGGTATTAGATTTGGTTTTTCTGAAACCCCTTGCTTATTTGCAAAAACAAGTTCAGTTTTGTGGCCTCTCAATTGTAATGACTGACAAACCCTAGTGACTTCTTTTGCACTACATTTGGCATCGGCACCCGGCGTCTTATCTTTCTGACCAGCCACAGGAAAGTGCACTGTTGTACAAACGGCCTGCACATGCTGGCTTTTAGACTCACTCTTTCCCCGACTGTCTTCTTTTTGTCTGCATTTGAGGGGGTCTCTTGGACTTTGATCCTTTAAGGACCCCGAGTGGGCAAAGACTGTGGCACATTCCTTTTGTGGATTTCCTGGATTGGAAAACAGAACAAATGTCTGACGCTTTGAAACCTTGAACGTATTCTGCAAATACTGTGTATCAAGTTCACTGTCTTCCATTTCTCCTCTTGTCTCCTGAATGACATAGTTAACGTCATGTCCCAGGAGACCCTGAAAGCCCTCTGTGTTGTTTTTGTTATCTTTAAAATCCCTATGGATAAGTTCCTTGGGGTTTTCGATTGctgcacacagactcacacatggATTTGGTGCAGTCTTTGCATTCTCTGGGGTTTTAGCTTCTAGTAATGAGATACTATCCTGAGTGCTATAATCAGTATCAGGAACCAAGGAAATATTGGTATTCTCTACAGATCTTTCCATTTGCAAAGCTTTTCCTCCTCTTAATATCAGATCTTTGGGGTCTTTGGTATTATTCGACACTTGAATTGTTCCTAGATTCTTCTCTCTTTGAAGGCTAGGATGAACAAACTCTTCAGGTTTACTAGAACAGTTAGTAAAATAACCAGGTGTGTTTGTAAAATTTAGTTCTGGAAAAGCATCACTAgcaagtcttttatttatttgttcatatgTTGTGTTACTCTTCTTGGCTCCAGCTGTAGGTTCTTTATCTCCCATGAGTTGAAGCTTTTGGCTCTGCCTGACTGGCATTTGGCTAGAAtgctttttcttcatctcttcattGCTAGAACTGCTATCAATTAGTAGCTCAGTATGATTAGGTGGACTTGGGTTTCTACTGACTACTAGTTCAAGTTCAGGAATTTTCCTGGTAGAGGATTTCCTCTTCAGCCTATTCTtaggtgcttttgaactgtggataTTCAATTCTAGTTCCATATTGCTTTTACTGGTGTTTATAGGTTCAGCCTTAGTTCTGAAAACAGATTCGTTTTCCAATGATTCTGTTGGGTTAGCGTTTTGCTCTTTCTGAACATCATCACGTTTTGTTTTATTCTCATGACCATCACTAGTAATATTTATCCCGTGATGTTTCTGCTCTGTTTGGTCAGTTCTCTCAATCATCTTTTCAGGAGTCTTTGGAACAATCGTCAAATCGCCTTTCTTGATAAAATCCTCAGGCTGAAGGCCTGATGTACCTCTCCTTTTACATTTTAGCTTATTTGTGAGGGGCTGCTCTTGTGTTTTCTGAGGTTCTACAGTAAATGCGCCTATAATTAGATCTTCAGCTATGTGGCTGAAGTTAGGGAGACTCGACTTCCTCCGATAggttttcccaaatattttatcTTCAATATTACTCTCTACTGGTTTGGAGTGGACTCTTTCATGTATTAAAGTACCATGAGGATCACTGGCCATTAAGTCGATTTTCTCTGAAGAACCTGAATATCCATCAACGTTATTTGGAATTTCCACTGCACCAGCTACTTCATTATTTGATTCAGACCCCCCATTGCACGAGTCGTCAGAAATTAATATTTCATCACTTCTGGAAAACCAGTCATTAACTTTCTGTATGCTATTATTCAGGGTTACCCAAGGAACATCTTGGGAATCTCCAGGACTGTCAGAGCACGCAGGTTTCTGCTTACACAGTTCTTTTCTTCCGTACAGGGGATCAGTATTCAGAACTATCTTTTTCCCAGTGCTGGGAATCTGCCTATCCTTACATGTGCCCTTACTTTCAGCCCATCTGCTCTGTTGGCTCTTTACTAAGACAGGCTGTTTGCTTTTATTACAGAATTCAGCCTTTTCTACATTCAGTCTGTTTTCAGTGAGCAATAAACTGCTGTTCTCATGCTGTAATGAGCTGGCATGAGTATCTGTGCCACATGGCTCCACGTGAAAGTCTGAAACAGAAATACCCTGATACTTTTCTGGATGCGTCTCAGCTGCATGCTCCTGGGTGGTGATCAGATCTTTAATACTGAGTTGATGATGTTCAGTATTTGTTATGTCCTTCTCAGAAAACTCACAAGCAgctggaaaaaacaacaacaaggtgCTTAGAAACAGAATTATTATGAAAACAATATGTACTTAATACAACTTAGTAACTTGGTTGGAGGGTAATGAAGAAACTGGCTATTCTTAGAGAAATTAACCTCAGACTACCAAGTATACTGAAGATGTAGCTCATACTCTTTTGCTTAAATCCTATTTGTCTAGATTCTCATTATTTCTGCTcaagataattaaaattttaatttcagaattcTCCCTACTCATAAATCACACCTTCTATTTCCCTAACCTCTAACAGTGAATTAAAAGGACAGTTTGAGACtcaaagacacagagaacagacaagTGGTTGCTAAGGGGGAAGGGAGTTGGAAGAGGGATGGAGGGGGAGTTTGGAGTTAGTAGATACAAACTAGTATAGAtagaatagataaataacaaggtcttactgtatagcacagggaactatattcaatatcctgtgataaaaccataatagaaaagaacgtggaaaaaaaaagaatgtgtattttatacatatgtaactgaatcactttgctgtgcagcagaaaacaacacaatgctgtaaatcaacaatacttcaatttaaaaaaagcagttTGCACATCAGACATATAACATCTATCTTCAGATACTCCCTGTATCTGAGTACTAGTAAGCAAAATATGAAATACAAACACagcaattaaaagtaaaaaggcaACAACCAATCACATAGGGTACTATTATAACCACACTGGTCTAGTGCCATTGAAATAGATCAGGCTGTACTATGACATCTGAGAAAGCACCATATCCTAACTCTGTGAAAAGATATtgcaaattataaaaatgttccGAATGGTTCTTCAAAATACTCTAATTACAGTACTGTATCTACCTATTCTCTCTTTAGTGTCTGTTGAGTTAGAAGACTTGCCATTACCCTTTTTTGCAGGATTCAAATTGGTCTTGGCCTTGGCTCCTTGAGGGGTGATTTCTAACAATTCATGGTCTCCCACACTATAAGGAAAAGACACAAGCCTTAGTGAAAAACAGTAGTTTATATGTGCACAGGGCTGTCAAACAATCAAGTATTTTAGCTCCACTAGGTAGGGCTGTGATAAGCTGATCGATTTGATTCACTTTCTGAAATCAGCACTCTCCTTTGGTAACTTCTAGTCAAAATGAAATGGTCATAGACAgaacataaaaatcagagcaggaGTATAGAACATTACTTTATGGCCATACAAATATGAACCAGAATTTAAATGACAGTTGAATAATAGCTAAAAGATAGTAAagaaaaaaccaacaaaacctaAAGTATGTATTAATGAAAACACAAGCACAGTTACCTAAACAAAGGGAGCACTGGGATGGAACAGACATTCCAGTAGAATGCAAAGAACGTATCATTTTGCAACACTGCCTTCTGGGCTTTTTCTCAAGCTAAAAACCATTTTCTCCCGATCGGGAGATCAGGAAAATGTCACTTGCAAATGAAATCTCATTGACAGTGACATTATCATAGTTCAGACAAGCCATCACAGATCTTAGGGTCATGCAATAATTCCTAAGGAAAGCAATTTAACAAGTAATCCATTTTGGGGCTGCTTGCAAATTATGGTTTAATTGATGTAGACAAAGTCTGAGTTACAGACAGAATTAAGGAACAGTAGAAGGAAAAATTGAAAACTGAGTAATGTTTTCAGCAGCCACAATCACCACTGAGTCAACACTGTTGTACACAAGGAACTAAGCCAGAGTACAGCCATCTGCTGGAAGCAAGTCTGTGCAGAGTTCTACTGTTACTTTAACTCTTACAAATGCTTTACtaagaaaccaaacaaacaaaaaggatatCTTCTCAGCTATAAAATAAGGAGGTTAAAGTAGATGATCTTTAAGGTCTACTCCAATGCCATGATTCTGACCTAAAGAAATATCAATCCTTAATATTAACTAAATGCCAGTTTCATAGAAAAAGGCTCTCTGACTCACCTGAGATAACTGGCCTTATTAACTGTGTCTTCAGAAGAATCAGATCCTAAAAAAATTCCCCAAAGACCCCCaaataagaaatcaataaaaGGATTTTTATTGAAAGGGTTAAACTCAACAAACTATATTTGTTGCAAAACATATTTTCAAGGAATATTTACTAAGCACCCAGTACAtggcagggcttccccggtggtgctagtggtaaagaacacgcccaccaatgcaggagatgacaagggtttgatctctgagtcaagaagatctcctggaagaggacatggcaacctactccagtattcttgtctggagaatccaatggacagaggagcctggcgggttacaatccatggggtcgcaacagtcagacacgactaaagtgacttagcacacatacactaCATGGCAGGAACAATGATACATATGTCAGGCAATACAAAATTGTGGTTACAAGTACAGGTTCTGAAGCCAGAATTCCCAGGTGTGAATTGTGGCTTTGTCACTTACTAGCTTTATGACCCTGGCAgaatttcttaacctctctgtgccttaaattccctcatctataaaatagtgtAATAGTAGGAACCACCTCAGGTTTGTCATGCATCTTATGTGAGTCACACAAGTAAAACCCCAGTGCCTGGACTACAGTAAGTGTTCCTAAATATTCTctattatacttatttttatgaGGCAACATCTGTAGTCTAGGAATTCATGATCTTAAAAGGGGAAAAGACATACAAGAAATTTCTAAAGAATCTGCTTAGTGCTATGGCAAACATATGGTGGTGCCTGGGATCCCAAAGGAGGGCCATTCTttccaattataaatatattctacAGGATAAAGCATAGAGAGACCTGTTTGAACTGAGTTCAGCTGTTCTTAagtctttctgctgctgctgctaagttgcttcagtcatgtccgactctgtgcgaccccataggtggcagcccaccaggctcccccgtccctgggattctccaggcaagaacactggggtgggttgccatttccttctccaatgcatgaaaatgaaaagtgaaagtgaagtcgctcagtcatgtctgactcttagcgaccccatggactgcagcctaccagagtcctccatccatgggattttccaggcaagagtactggagtggggtgccattgccttctccgctagtcTAGCCGTGttcagtaggacacaactgagcgaagaactgaaaaccacatatccttcattttgttctctttaTAAAGTAAGGTGCTTTAAAGTGAGACCTGCATCTTCCTACATTATTTATCACACATCATAAGGctagtaaaattattttattcttactttCCAGGGCTCCCTGCTATTGCATAAATTGTGACCAAAGTTTTTAGTAAAACTCTTAGACAAGGAATTCAGCAACTGTTATTCTAAACTTACAAAATCTGAGACTCTTACCCAATTCAATGTAGACGGACTGAGATTGTGTCTGCTGCTTTGTCCTCAGAGATCTCACAATTCCAAGGTTAGAGAGTTTGACAGTAAGACTGGTTTCCTGCTAAGCAGTAAATGATCAACAAATCGTTAGCCAGTTCTATGCATCTTTTTCCGTTAAGAGAAACTCAAAGCTCTGGACAAAACAGACAGTTGTCAATGAGCTAACCTCGAAAAACCACTTGGCAAACTACACACTAAGATGTACGAGTCTTGTGTGGTTTGAATACTTTCTCCCTCTCTCAGTTGTTCTAAACTTTTCTATACTTAAGTTTGTATCATCTGTGTAATTTCTTTAAGGATAAGgaaagcatatattttttttcattttccttctttttttaatggggaaagcatattttaaactaatattttatattatagtataGAAAGGGAATGAAATTGATCTATAACACACTTCTAATCACATCTGGTAACAGGCAATAACTAAgataaagtaaatttttaaaaaggataaatgaaaataataaaatccagCAAGCTTAATATTCAGTACAGGAAAGAATATTTGGATACCCAACATTACTCTGATGaagctttccttctttttgagCCCTTCAACATCTACTGAGAAATGAATGCTGGTACTATGAGAACTATTATTTTTAAGATCCTCATTACTCATTCACATATGAGTAACAATAGAGCAAATCTCTCTATTTTCTTTGACAATTACACTTAAAGTTGAAGCAATTTTCAAGTATTAAAAACTGATTATTTTCCCCCCAGGCAACTTCTCAGAGGAAGTAAAATAGAAGATACTTCTTCATGTCTGGAGAAGTGccataagatggttattttaaaaattagcaaataaataataataaaacaaaaggtAGCAAGCTAAAAACTATCAGTGTCCTTGTGGCTTTCTTAGACAAGCATCAGAATGGATAAAGCACTAAAACCAGGGATCTTCTCTCAACTCCTTTAACTCTTTTTCAAACACTTAATTGACCATCTTCCCTTGTTCACTTGACTTTATATAAATCCAAAAGCATCCAGCACATTCACTAATTCACATGCTCCATAAAGAGTTATTATCAGAACACACAAAAGTGGCCTTACCAAGGTAGGATTTTCAGGTTCACTCTGCCAAAGTCTTTTGGCCCGGTTCCGGTAGCCCATACTTTGGATTATAGAAACTTCCTCCTTCAGATGCTCAGGAgagttattttcctttcttgaaaAGTTATAGCTGTTTGCAACTGTGAGTTACAAAGAGAAACACTAtttttgcagttaaaaaaaaaaaaatattaggttccctggtggctcagtggtaaagaatccacctgccgatgcaggagttccctgatccaggaagatcccatatgttatggagcaactaagtccgtgcaccacagctgttgagcctgtgcaccctagagcctgtgttccacaacaagaaaagccaccgcaatgagcaaCTGGAGAGTACCCCTTGcttaccgcaactagagaaaagcctgcacagcaacagaaacccagcacagccaaaaataaataaataaaatttaaacatatatatattaaaaaaaaaaaagattacaggtAGTTAAAATTAACCTAGGCCAAAAGGTCTGGTCTTATCACctattcatataaaataattgCACAAACTTCCATTTTAATAGATGGCCTCTTGAGCgttggtggcaagaatacacagaagaattatacaaaaaaggtcttcatgacccagataatcgcgatagtgtgatcactcacactcacctagagccagacatcctggaatgtgaagtcaagtgggccttaggaagcatcactatgaacaaagctagtggacgtgatggaattccagttgagctatttcaaaccctaaaagatgatgctgtgaaagtgctgcactcaatatgccagcaaatttggacaactcagcagtggccacaggactggaaaaggtcagttttcattccaatcccaaagaaaggcaatgccaaagaatgctcaaactaccacacagttgtagtcatctcacacgctagtaatgctcaaaattctccaagccaggcttcagcaatatgtgaaccgtgaacttccagatgttcaagctggttttaggaaaggcagaggaaccagagatcaaattgccaacatccactggatcatcaaaaaagcaagagagttccagaaaaacatctatttctgctttattgactatgccaaagcctttgactgtgtggatcacagtaaactgtggaaaattctgaaagagatgggcataccagaccacctgacctgcctcttgagaaacctgtatgcaggtcaggaagcaacagttagaactggacatggaacaacagactggttccaaataagaaaaggagtatgtcaaggctgtatattgtcaccctgcttatttaacttatatgcagagtacatcatgagaaatgctgggctggtggaagcacaagctggaagcaagattgccaggagaaatatcaataacctcagatatgcagatgctaccACCCttatgagagaaagtgaagaagaactaaagagcctcttgatgaaagtgaaagaggagagtgaaaaagttggcttaaagcgcaacattcagaaaactatgatcacggcatccagtcctatcacttcatggcaaatagatggggaaacagtggaaacagcggctgactttatttttggggctccaaaatcactgcagatggtgattgcagccatgaaattaagagatgcttagtccttggaaggaaagttatgaccaacctagatagcatattaaaaagcagagacattactttgccaacaaaggtccgtctagtcaaggctatggtttttccagtggtcatgtacggatgtgaattggactataaagaaagccgagggccgaagaattgatgctttcgaactgtgttgttggagaagactcttgagagtctcctgaactgcaaggagatccaaccagtccattctaaagcagatcagtcttgggtgttcactggaaggactgatgttgaagctgaaactccaatactctggccacctgatgtgaagagctgactcatttgaaaagactctgatgctgggaaagattgagggcaggaggagaaggggatgacagaggatgagatggttggatggtattaccaactcaatgggcatgggtttgcgtggactccaggagttggtgatggacagggagacctgctgtgctgcggttcacggtgtcgcagagagtcagacatgactgagcgactgaactgaactgagcattggTACTTGGATTATGCAATACTTACACTGCAATCCTGTGTCAAGCTCAAAAGCATGAATGATCTTCAACAGCTCTTCAACAAGTTGACTAAATCTTGTACTTTCTTGTAGGCTTCTGAAAGTAAATTGATTGAAAGACACACTTAGCAAGAGATTATCAACTTAAGGAcactaaaataagaaaagatattaaacaaataaaaaaagatacagcaacagttaaaaaaaacaactatttgaTAAGAACAGATATTAAGTGTATTACACTATAATAAAAACATCATTGACAGCAGAATAAACCATAGAGCAGTATtgtttttatatacatgtatttttgccATTCAAGCTTATCAAAAGCCTGTAACTATCTAAAATAATAGTACTTTGAATGCACAGTAGATATAAATCCACTGCATACAGAATTTAGTATTCTTAACATCTGAACCCCATCCACCCAAACCCCTACTTCTAGCTCTCAGGGGTTTCTGCCAAATGATGATTACACTATTTTGAAATCACA
Coding sequences within it:
- the BRCA1 gene encoding breast cancer type 1 susceptibility protein isoform X17; this encodes MDLSADHVEEVQNVLNAMQKILECPICLELIKEPVSTKCDHIFCKFCMLKLLNQKKGPSQCPLCKNDITKRSLQESTRFSQLVEELLKIIHAFELDTGLQFANSYNFSRKENNSPEHLKEEVSIIQSMGYRNRAKRLWQSEPENPTLQETSLTVKLSNLGIVRSLRTKQQTQSQSVYIELAACEFSEKDITNTEHHQLSIKDLITTQEHAAETHPEKYQGISVSDFHVEPCGTDTHASSLQHENSSLLLTENRLNVEKAEFCNKSKQPVLVKSQQSRWAESKGTCKDRQIPSTGKKIVLNTDPLYGRKELCKQKPACSDSPGDSQDVPWVTLNNSIQKVNDWFSRSDEILISDDSCNGGSESNNEVAGAVEIPNNVDGYSGSSEKIDLMASDPHGTLIHERVHSKPVESNIEDKIFGKTYRRKSSLPNFSHIAEDLIIGAFTVEPQKTQEQPLTNKLKCKRRGTSGLQPEDFIKKGDLTIVPKTPEKMIERTDQTEQKHHGINITSDGHENKTKRDDVQKEQNANPTESLENESVFRTKAEPINTSKSNMELELNIHSSKAPKNRLKRKSSTRKIPELELVVSRNPSPPNHTELLIDSSSSNEEMKKKHSSQMPVRQSQKLQLMGDKEPTAGAKKSNTTYEQINKRLASDAFPELNFTNTPGYFTNCSSKPEEFVHPSLQREKNLGTIQVSNNTKDPKDLILRGGKALQMERSVENTNISLVPDTDYSTQDSISLLEAKTPENAKTAPNPCVSLCAAIENPKELIHRDFKDNKNNTEGFQGLLGHDVNYVIQETRGEMEDSELDTQYLQNTFKVSKRQTFVLFSNPGNPQKECATVFAHSGSLKDQSPRDPLKCRQKEDSRGKSESKSQHVQAVCTTVHFPVAGQKDKTPGADAKCSAKEVTRVCQSLQLRGHKTELVFANKQGVSEKPNLIPSLFPIKSSVKTVCKKSPSKKFEEPVMSPERTLGNESIIQSAVSTISQNDIQESTFKEVNSSSVNEVGSSTNEVGSSINEVGSSGENIQAEPGRNREPKLRALLRLGLMQPEVYKQSLPVSNCHHPEIKRQGENEDMLQAVKADFSPCLISDNLEQPMRSCHASQVCSETPDNLLNDDEIKENSHFAESDIKERSAVSSESVQKGEFRGSPGPFTHTHLAQGHQRGAGKLESEETVSSEDEELPCFQQLLFGKVTNTLSPSTGWNTIATEGLSKETEENLESLKSGLNDCSGQGTSAKVSQEHHLNEEARCSGSLFSSQYSAMEDLTTNTNTQDPFLMFERPSKQVYQSESEEVLSDKEFVSDDEERETGLEEDSCQEEQSVDSDLGEAASDHVSETSLSEDCVGLSSQSDILTTQQRDTMQDNLLKLQQEMAELEAVLEQHGSQPSHSSASLTADSHGPEHLLNLEQDTSERAILTSEKSRDYSRSQNPESLSADKFPVSLDSSTNKNKEPGMERSSPSKSQLPGNRWYMHSSRSLQDRNCPSQKKPINVADMQEQQLAKCEAQDLMGSYLPRQDQEGTPYLKSGISLFSHEPESDPSEDRAPEPAHVHSMPPTASALKLSQFRVEESTKKPAAAHITNTTGCNLREESVSKEKPEVLSSTERSNKRLSMVASGLTPKELMLVQKFARKHHVTLTNLITEETTHVIMKTGVIQSIKERKMLDEHDFEVRGDVVNGRNHQGPKRARESRDKKIFKGLEICCYGPFTNMPTDQLEWMVQLCGASVVKEPSSFTPGQGTHPVVVVQPDAWTEDAGFHVIGQMCEAPVVTREWVLDSVALYQCQELDTYLVPQVAQSCC
- the BRCA1 gene encoding breast cancer type 1 susceptibility protein isoform X11 — protein: MDLSADHVEEVQNVLNAMQKILECPICLELIKEPVSTKCDHIFCKFCMLKLLNQKKGPSQCPLCKNDITKRSLQESTRFSQLVEELLKIIHAFELDTGLQFANSYNFSRKENNSPEHLKEEVSIIQSMGYRNRAKRLWQSEPENPTLQETSLTVKLSNLGIVRSLRTKQQTQSQSVYIELAACEFSEKDITNTEHHQLSIKDLITTQEHAAETHPEKYQGISVSDFHVEPCGTDTHASSLQHENSSLLLTENRLNVEKAEFCNKSKQPVLVKSQQSRWAESKGTCKDRQIPSTGKKIVLNTDPLYGRKELCKQKPACSDSPGDSQDVPWVTLNNSIQKVNDWFSRSDEILISDDSCNGGSESNNEVAGAVEIPNNVDGYSGSSEKIDLMASDPHGTLIHERVHSKPVESNIEDKIFGKTYRRKSSLPNFSHIAEDLIIGAFTVEPQKTQEQPLTNKLKCKRRGTSGLQPEDFIKKGDLTIVPKTPEKMIERTDQTEQKHHGINITSDGHENKTKRDDVQKEQNANPTESLENESVFRTKAEPINTSKSNMELELNIHSSKAPKNRLKRKSSTRKIPELELVVSRNPSPPNHTELLIDSSSSNEEMKKKHSSQMPVRQSQKLQLMGDKEPTAGAKKSNTTYEQINKRLASDAFPELNFTNTPGYFTNCSSKPEEFVHPSLQREKNLGTIQVSNNTKDPKDLILRGGKALQMERSVENTNISLVPDTDYSTQDSISLLEAKTPENAKTAPNPCVSLCAAIENPKELIHRDFKDNKNNTEGFQGLLGHDVNYVIQETRGEMEDSELDTQYLQNTFKVSKRQTFVLFSNPGNPQKECATVFAHSGSLKDQSPRDPLKCRQKEDSRGKSESKSQHVQAVCTTVHFPVAGQKDKTPGADAKCSAKEVTRVCQSLQLRGHKTELVFANKQGVSEKPNLIPSLFPIKSSVKTVCKKSPSKKFEEPVMSPERTLGNESIIQSAVSTISQNDIQESTFKEVNSSSVNEVGSSTNEVGSSINEVGSSGENIQAEPGRNREPKLRALLRLGLMQPEVYKQSLPVSNCHHPEIKRQGENEDMLQAVKADFSPCLISDNLEQPMRSCHASQVCSETPDNLLNDDEIKENSHFAESDIKERSAVSSESVQKGEFRGSPGPFTHTHLAQGHQRGAGKLESEETVSSEDEELPCFQQLLFGKVTNTLSPSTGWNTIATEGLSKETEENLESLKSGLNDCSGQGTSAKVSQEHHLNEEARCSGSLFSSQYSAMEDLTTNTNTQDPFLMFERPSKQVYQSESEEVLSDKEFVSDDEERETGLEEDSCQEEQSVDSDLGEAASDHVSETSLSEDCVGLSSQSDILTTQQRDTMQDNLLKLQQEMAELEAVLEQHGSQPSHSSASLTADSHGPEHLLNLEQDTSERAILTSEKSRDYSRSQNPESLSADKFPVSLDSSTNKNKEPGMERSSPSKSQLPGNRWYMHSSRSLQDRNCPSQKKPINVADMQEQQLAKCEAQDLMGSYLPRQDQEGTPYLKSGISLFSHEPESDPSEDRAPEPAHVHSMPPTASALKLSQFRVEESTKKPAAAHITNTTGCNLREESVSKEKPEVLSSTERSNKRLSMVASGLTPKELMLVQKFARKHHVTLTNLITEETTHVIMKTDPEFVCERTLKYFLGIAGGKWVVSYFWVIQSIKERKMLDEHDFEVRGDVVNGRNHQGPKRARESRDKKIFKGLEICCYGPFTNMPTDQLEWMVQLCGASVVKEPSSFTPGQGTHPVVVVQPDAWTEDAGFHVIGQMCEAPVVTREWVLDSVALYQCQELDTYLVPQVAQSCC